In Aspergillus luchuensis IFO 4308 DNA, chromosome 1, nearly complete sequence, the following are encoded in one genomic region:
- a CDS encoding uncharacterized protein (COG:C,H;~EggNog:ENOG410PIAV;~InterPro:IPR036188,IPR002938;~TransMembrane:1 (i21-41o);~go_function: GO:0071949 - FAD binding [Evidence IEA]) has protein sequence MAPPIHIKEKRSLPDNCRLQIIVIGAGLAGLGTAISCLLAGHDVHVLEATHEIREVGAGIQVLPNSSRVLKHWGLEPALTPHMTHPRVCNFLHWKGEIISSLSFVDSAKQYPGTWYRDFHRADLQRCLLERAEELGAKITCAARVVDILPDEDGAMATAVASDGRSWRGDLVVSADGVFGKLTEVMLKRPDPPIKTGDLAYRLLLSTEEMLKDPELRGFVTDPQVNYWLGPDKHAVNYVLRQGELFNMVLLVPDDIPEESLASTVEGNVQEMCALFEGWDPRIQKLLKLCQSVHKWRLCIRFGDYDWTHPSGAWVMLGDSVHATLPYLASGAGMAFEDGAVLGECLSRLPSGPNVSKSSPDFIAAKRHALAVFEKCRKQRTQMVVERGNTQQYLYHLHDGPEQEERDRKMRMVPTPEGEALAWRDPGLAPKLLGYDHIADVDANWETVGEKMEVEVARL, from the exons ATGGCGCCCCCTATTCACATCAAAGAGAAGCGCTCCCTCCCCGACAACTGTCGGTTGCAG atcatcgtcatcggcgcCGGTCTCGCCGGCCTCGGCACCGCCATCTCGTGCCTCCTCGCCGGACACGACGTACACGTCCTCGAAGCGACGCACGAGATCCGCGAAGTAGGCGCCGGTATCCAAGTCCTCCCGAACAGCTCCAGAGTGCTCAAACACTGGGGTCTAGAACCAGCTCTCACACCACACATGACACACCCGCGCGTTTGCAACTTTCTACACTGGAAGGGAGAGATAATTTCCAGCTTGAGTTTCGTTGACTCCGCGAAGCAGTACCCGGGCACGTGGTATCGCGATTTCCATCGCGCGGATTTACAGCGCTGTTTGTTGGAGagggcggaggagttgggagCGAAGATTACCTGCGCTGCTAGGGTTGTAGATATCCTtccagatgaggatggggcCATGGCGACGGCGGTGGCGAGTGATGGACGCTCGTGGAGAGGGGATTTGGTTGTTAGTGCTGATGGAGTGTTTGGGAAGTTGACGGAGGTTATGTTGAAGAGGCCTGATCCACCCATTAAGACGGGGGATTTGGCATatcggttgttgttgtccacGGAGGAGATGTTGAAGGATCCGGAGTTGAGGGGCTTTGTGACGGATCCTCAGGTTAATTATTGGTTGGGGCCGGATAAACATGCTG TGAATTATGTCCTACGACAAGGGGAACTGTTCAATATGGTGCTGCTTGTGCCTGATGACATCCCAGAGGAGTCGCTGGCTTCGACGGTCGAGGGTAATGTGCAAGAGATGTGTGCGTTGTTTGAGGGATGGGACCCGAG GATCCAAAAACTCCTCAAGCTCTGCCAATCCGTGCACAAATGGCGTCTCTGCATCCGCTTCGGCGACTACGACTGGACGCATCCTTCCGGGGCATGGGTGATGCTAGGCGACTCTGTGCATGCTACACTGCCTTATCTTGCTTCTGG TGCAGGAATGGCCTTCGAGGATGGCGCCGTCCTCGGCGAATGCCTGTCCCGTCTCCCATCGGGCCCTAACGTCTCAAAATCCTCACCCGACTTCATCGCTGCTAAGCGTCACGCTCTTGCCGTATTCGAGAAATGTCGCAAGCAGCGCACGCAGATGGTTGTGGAGCGGGGAAATACACAGCAGTATCTGTATCATTTGCATGATGGGCCTGAGCAGGAGGAGCGCGATCGGAAGATGCGCATGGTGCCTACGCCCGAAGGGGAGGCGCTGGCGTGGAGGGATCCGGGGTTGGCGCCGAAGTTGTTAGGATATGATCATATTGCGGAT GTGGACGCAAACTGGGAAACAGTGGGCGAAAAGATGGAGGTAGAGGTAGCGAGGTTGTGA